The proteins below are encoded in one region of Populus alba chromosome 2, ASM523922v2, whole genome shotgun sequence:
- the LOC118049181 gene encoding sugar transport protein 5, translated as MAVALEIGDANNLDGNNNSGKITLSVLITCIVAASGGLIFGYDIGISGGVTTMPSFLEKFFPSVAKQAAEAKNTNMYCMYDSHALTLFTSSLYIAGLVASPVASRLIATTGRKNVMLLGGCIFFAGAAMNGLAANVVMLILGRFMLGFGVGFNNQATPVYLSEVAPPKWRGAFSTGFQFFNGIGVLSANCINFFVAKHSWGWRLSLGLAAVPAAIMTIGAFYILDTPSSLVERGKLVEARQSLIKIRGNKSNVDDELTDLVNSSELAKAAHEPLKTIFERRNRPHLVMAIAIPFFQQFTGIGVVAFYTPVVFSSVGSGQHSALTAAIVLGAVNLGSILVSTVVVDRYGRRLLFIIGGIQMFICQVALSILLYIATGAAGTEKIPKGYDLLLLVFMCIYAAGFGWSWNPLTVLIPSEIFPMRIRATGVSINIAVAFSATFVLSQFFLTMLCHLKYSLFLFYGCWIAVMTVFVVVFLPETRGIPLEKMDEVWMKHWYWRRFVGGQL; from the exons ATGGCAGTTGCCCTTGAGATTGGAGATGCCAATAACTTAGACGGGAATAATAATTCTGGGAAGATAACATTGTCAGTGTTGATAACATGCATCGTTGCTGCATCAGGCGGCCTCATTTTTGGCTACGACATTGGAATTTCAG GAGGTGTTACAACAATGCCATCTTTTCTTGAGAAATTCTTTCCTTCAGTGGCGAAGCAGGCTGCAGAGGCCAAAAACACAAACATGTACTGTATGTATGACAGCCATGCCTTGACATTATTCACGTCATCTCTCTACATTGCAGGGTTAGTTGCATCACCTGTAGCTAGCCGCCTCATAGCTACAACGGGTCGGAAAAACGTCATGCTCCTAGGTGGTTGCATCTTCTTTGCTGGTGCTGCCATGAACGGCTTGGCTGCAAATGTTGTCATGCTCATTCTGGGTAGATTCATGCTTGGCTTTGGGGTTGGTTTCAATAACCAG GCAACTCCGGTTTACCTATCAGAGGTGGCGCCACCAAAATGGCGTGGTGCGTTCAGCACGGGCTTTCAATTCTTTAATGGAATTGGGGTGTTATCAGCCAATTGCATAAATTTTTTCGTTGCCAAGCACAGCTGGGGATGGCGTTTATCCCTCGGCCTTGCTGCTGTGCCCGCTGCTATAATGACAATAGGTGCATTCTACATCCTAGACACGCCTAGCAGCCTAGTGGAGCGTGGCAAACTCGTAGAAGCTCGGCAGTCTCTGATTAAAATCCGAGGAAATAAAAGTAACGTGGACGATGAACTAACTGATCTTGTTAACTCTAGTGAACTCGCTAAAGCTGCCCACGAACCTCTTAAGACTATATTTGAGAGGCGTAATAGACCACACCTAGTGATGGCAATCGCCATTCCCTTTTTTCAACAATTCACTGGGATTGGTGTAGTGGCATTCTATACGCCAGTTGTCTTTTCATCAGTTGGCTCTGGACAACATTCCGCTTTAACTGCAGCAATTGTTCTAGGTGCAGTTAACCTTGGTTCAATCCTTGTGTCGACGGTTGTGGTGGATCGTTATGGTCGAAGGTTATTATTCATAATTGGAGGAATTCAAATGTTCATATGTCAG GTTGCGTTGTCTATTCTGCTTTATATCGCAACAGGTGCTGCAGGCACTGAGAAGATCCCCAAGGGCTATGACCTATTGTTACTCGTTTTCATGTGCATCTATGCTGCTGGTTTCGGCTGGTCTTGGAATCCTCTAACCGTGCTCATTCCTAGTGAAATCTTCCCTATGAGAATTCGAGCCACGGGAGTAAGCATAAATATTGCCGTGGCTTTCTCTGCTACGTTTGTACTATCACAGTTCTTCTTAACCATGTTATGTCACCTCAAATACAGCCTATTTCTGTTCTATGGCTGTTGGATTGCCGTGATGACGGTATTCGTTGTGGTTTTTTTGCCGGAGACAAGAGGAATTCCTTTGGAAAAAATGGATGAGGTGTGGATGAAGCACTGGTACTGGCGTCGATTTGTTGGAGGGCAGTTGTAG
- the LOC118049184 gene encoding obg-like ATPase 1, giving the protein MAPDEAAKYCEENKLQSCLPKIIKIGFSAINLIYFFTAGPDEVKCWQIRRQTKAPQAAGTIHTDFERGFICAEVMKFDDLKELNKTLFVKTSLTSQAARYGNIRNELKLYPLFHYTRKLPVARIVQSLRYMQTLLIPVLFAHAP; this is encoded by the exons ATGGCACCAGATGAAGCAGCTAAGTATTGCGAGGAGAACAAGTTACAAAG TTGCCTTCCAAAGATCATAAAGATTGGATTTTCAGCAATTAATCTAATTTACTTTTTCACTGCTGGCCCTGACGAG GTGAAATGTTGGCAAATCAGACGACAGACAAAAGCCCCCCAAGCTGCAGGGACTATCCATACTGATTTTGAAAGAGGATTTATATGTGCTGag GTCATGAAATTCGATGATCTGAAGGAGTTGAATAAAACATTGTTTGTTAAG ACATCACTCACTTCCCAAGCTGCCAGATATGGAAATATAAGAAATGAATTGAAACTTTATCCGTT ATTTCACTATACTAGGAAACTCCCTGTTGCTAGGATTGTTCAAAGTCTTCGTTACATGCAGACTCTTTTAATTCCAGTTCTATTTGCTCATGCACCATGA
- the LOC118049180 gene encoding sugar transport protein 5, with translation MAGGGFVANGPASGFNGKITVPVVITCIVAASSGLIFGYDIGISGGVTTMAPFLIKFFPDVFRKASKVKTNMYCQFDSQVLTAFTSSLYIAGLASSLVASRLTAAVGRKNTMVIGGCTFLAGAAINGGAANIAMLLLGRILLGFGVGFTNQATPVYLSEVAPPKWRGAFSTGFQFFIGVGVVAANCINFGMAKHSWGWRFSLGLAVVPAAIMTIGALFISDTPSSLVERGKIEQARHSLTKVRGINSNVDAELADLLKFNEMAKDAKKEPFLTILERQYRPHLVMAFAIPFFQQLTGINIIAFYAPVIFQSVGFGSDSALIAAIVLGLVNLGSILVSTGMVDRHGRRFLFIIGGIQMFICQVAVTIVLAVTTGISGTKHISKGHGVLLLVFMCIYAAGFGWSWGPLSWLVPSEIFPMKIRSTGQSITVAVNFATTFVLSQTFLTMLCHFKFGTFLFYAGWIALMTVFIVLFLPETKGIPLDSMHEVWQRHWYWGRFVRGGGRRVSEAL, from the exons GTGGCGTAACAACAATGGCAccatttctaattaaatttttccCTGACGTATTCAGAAAGGCATCAAAGGTCAAAACAAACATGTATTGTCAATTTGATAGCCAAGTTTTAACAGCTTTCACATCATCACTCTACATAGCAGGGCTAGCTTCTTCCCTTGTAGCTAGCCGCCTCACTGCAGCAGTGGGCCGCAAGAACACCATGGTGATTGGTGGCTGCACTTTCCTTGCCGGTGCCGCCATCAATGGTGGCGCTGCCAATATTGCCATGCTCCTACTTGGTCGTATTTTGCTTGGATTTGGGGTTGGTTTCACTAACCAG GCAACTCCTGTTTACCTATCAGAGGTAGCACCTCCAAAATGGCGTGGTGCGTTCAGCACTGGCTTCCAGTTTTTTATTGGCGTTGGGGTAGTAGCAGCCAATTGCATAAATTTTGGAATGGCGAAGCATAGCTGGGGATGGCGTTTCTCCCTCGGCCTCGCCGTCGTACCCGCTGCTATAATGACAATTGGTGCGCTCTTCATCTCAGATACGCCAAGTAGCCTAGTGGAGCGTGGCAAGATTGAACAAGCTCGACATTCTCTGACCAAAGTTCGAGGAATCAACAGTAACGTGGACGCTGAACTAGCTGATCTTCTCAAGTTCAATGAGATGGCAAAAGATGCCAAAAAGGAACCTTTTTTGACCATATTGGAGAGGCAGTACAGGCCTCACCTGGTGATGGCATTTGCTATACCTTTTTTCCAACAGCTAACTGGGATCAACATCATTGCCTTCTACGCGCCAGTTATTTTTCAATCAGTTGGCTTTGGAAGCGATTCGGCATTAATTGCAGCTATTGTGCTAGGATTAGTTAATCTTGGTTCGATCCTCGTCTCCACGGGGATGGTTGACCGGCATGGTCGAAGATTTCTGTTCATAATTGGAGGGATTCAAATGTTCATCTGTCAG GTTGCGGTGACCATAGTGCTGGCTGTCACTACGGGCATTTCAGGCACGAAGCACATCTCCAAGGGCCACGGCGTCCTGTTACTTGTTTTTATGTGCATCTATGCTGCTGGTTTTGGGTGGTCTTGGGGTCCCCTTAGCTGGCTCGTGCCAAGTGAAATATTTCCTATGAAAATTCGATCCACAGGCCAAAGCATTACTGTTGCTGTGAATTTTGCTACTACATTTGTGCTATCACAAACCTTTTTGACCATGCTATGTCACTTCAAATTTGGCACATTCCTATTCTATGCTGGTTGGATTGCCTTGATGACGGTTTTTATAGTACTTTTCTTGCCGGAGACAAAAGGAATTCCCTTGGACTCGATGCATGAAGTGTGGCAACGGCACTGGTATTGGGGTCGGTTTGTTCGAGGCGGTGGGAG ACGGGTCTCTGAAGCATTGTAA